The Aureitalea marina genome includes a window with the following:
- the msrB gene encoding peptide-methionine (R)-S-oxide reductase MsrB, translating to MKKIVLLILGGLLMSCQSPAQDKEGEKESETLYKVTKTDEEWRAQLTDIQYYVLREDGTERAFTSELNKNYEQGTYVCAACATPLFKSEHKFDSGTGWPSFDREIKDNVAYSTDYKIGYPRTEEHCATCGGHLGHVFNDGPRNTTGKRHCINGAALKFVPESNE from the coding sequence ATGAAAAAAATTGTATTGCTAATTCTGGGCGGGTTATTGATGTCCTGTCAATCTCCCGCCCAGGATAAAGAAGGAGAAAAAGAGTCTGAAACACTTTATAAAGTGACTAAAACAGACGAAGAATGGCGGGCCCAACTAACGGACATTCAGTATTATGTGCTCAGAGAGGATGGTACGGAAAGAGCATTCACCTCAGAATTGAACAAAAACTACGAGCAGGGAACTTACGTTTGTGCGGCCTGTGCAACGCCCTTGTTTAAAAGCGAGCATAAATTTGACAGCGGAACGGGATGGCCAAGCTTTGACAGAGAGATCAAGGACAATGTGGCCTATTCTACCGATTATAAGATCGGTTATCCTCGAACAGAGGAGCATTGCGCTACCTGCGGTGGACATCTTGGTCATGTGTTTAATGACGGTCCAAGAAATACTACTGGAAAACGTCACTGTATCAATGGAGCGGCTCTGAAATTTGTACCTGAGAGCAATGAATAA
- the msrB gene encoding peptide-methionine (R)-S-oxide reductase MsrB: MNKQYPIHKTEEQWLEELGHDRYHILRGKGTERPFTGKYNLHAEPGTYSCGACRTPLFESNSKFDSGCGWPSFDESIPGRVEYIRDTSHGMIRTEILCAQCGSHLGHVFNDGPTQTGQRYCVNSLSIDFKTES; encoded by the coding sequence ATGAATAAACAGTATCCAATTCATAAAACTGAAGAACAGTGGTTGGAGGAATTGGGGCATGATCGCTACCATATCCTGAGGGGTAAAGGAACGGAGCGTCCCTTTACGGGTAAGTATAACCTTCATGCCGAGCCGGGCACCTATTCTTGCGGAGCCTGTCGGACTCCTCTTTTTGAGAGTAATTCTAAGTTTGACAGTGGCTGTGGCTGGCCTTCCTTTGACGAATCCATCCCCGGAAGAGTAGAATATATCAGGGACACTTCGCATGGAATGATCAGGACCGAGATCTTGTGTGCGCAATGTGGCAGTCACCTGGGGCATGTCTTTAATGATGGTCCTACACAGACGGGTCAGCGATACTGTGTAAACTCCCTCTCGATTGATTTTAAGACCGAATCCTAA
- the lpdA gene encoding dihydrolipoyl dehydrogenase — MSKYDMIVLGSGPGGYVAAIRASQLGLKTAIIEKESLGGVCLNWGCIPTKALLKSAQVFEYLKHAEDYGLTVEGADKDFGKVVDRSRGVADGMSKGVQFLMKKNKIDVINGYGKLKPGKKVEVDGTEYSADHIVIATGARSRELPNLPQDGKKVIGYREAMTLPEQPESMIVVGSGAIGVEFSNFYNSMGTDVTIVEFLPRLVPVEDEEVSKQFERIFKKSGIKVMTNSSVESVDTSGDKVKATVKTKKGEEILEADVVLSAVGITSNLENIGLEDVGIVTDKGKIIVNDWYQTNIPGYYAIGDIVHGPALAHVASAEGIACVEKIAGMHVEPIDYGNIPGCTYTSPEIASVGMTEAQAKEAGFDIKVGKFPFSASGKASASGNKDGFVKVIFDAKYGEWLGCHMIGAGVTDMIAEAVVARKLETTGHEVLKAIHPHPTMSEAVMEAVADAYDEVIHL, encoded by the coding sequence ATGAGCAAATACGATATGATCGTTCTGGGCAGTGGACCCGGAGGTTATGTGGCGGCCATCCGAGCCTCACAATTAGGTTTGAAAACAGCAATCATCGAAAAGGAAAGTCTGGGAGGGGTTTGCCTCAACTGGGGTTGTATCCCAACCAAGGCCTTGCTTAAAAGTGCCCAGGTTTTCGAATACTTGAAACATGCTGAGGACTATGGTTTGACCGTAGAAGGTGCCGATAAGGACTTTGGCAAGGTAGTGGATCGCAGTCGTGGTGTAGCCGATGGTATGAGCAAAGGGGTTCAATTCCTGATGAAGAAGAACAAGATCGATGTGATCAATGGTTATGGTAAACTCAAGCCTGGTAAAAAGGTGGAAGTTGATGGTACGGAGTACAGCGCAGATCATATCGTGATCGCTACAGGTGCTCGTTCCAGGGAATTACCAAACTTGCCACAGGATGGAAAGAAAGTGATCGGATATCGGGAGGCAATGACATTGCCGGAGCAGCCAGAAAGTATGATAGTCGTTGGAAGCGGAGCAATTGGTGTGGAGTTTTCAAACTTCTACAACAGTATGGGTACTGATGTAACCATAGTAGAATTTCTGCCAAGACTGGTTCCTGTAGAAGACGAAGAAGTCTCTAAACAGTTTGAACGCATCTTTAAGAAATCCGGAATCAAGGTTATGACCAATTCCTCTGTAGAATCTGTCGATACTTCAGGAGACAAGGTGAAGGCTACGGTTAAAACCAAAAAAGGAGAAGAGATCCTGGAAGCCGATGTGGTCCTTTCCGCGGTAGGTATTACCTCAAACCTAGAGAATATCGGATTAGAGGATGTCGGCATAGTTACCGATAAGGGCAAGATCATAGTGAACGATTGGTATCAGACCAATATCCCAGGTTACTACGCCATAGGAGATATTGTACATGGCCCTGCGCTTGCTCACGTGGCCTCCGCCGAAGGAATCGCCTGTGTAGAAAAGATCGCTGGCATGCATGTAGAGCCAATCGATTACGGTAACATCCCCGGTTGTACCTATACTTCGCCCGAGATCGCTAGTGTGGGGATGACAGAAGCCCAGGCCAAGGAAGCCGGTTTTGACATCAAGGTTGGGAAGTTTCCTTTCTCTGCCAGTGGTAAGGCTAGTGCCTCCGGTAACAAAGACGGATTTGTGAAAGTCATTTTCGACGCCAAGTACGGAGAATGGCTAGGTTGTCATATGATAGGAGCTGGTGTTACGGATATGATCGCTGAGGCGGTCGTAGCGAGAAAACTAGAGACTACAGGTCATGAAGTATTGAAGGCAATTCACCCTCACCCCACCATGAGTGAGGCCGTGATGGAAGCCGTAGCCGATGCCTACGACGAGGTCATCCACCTGTAG